One Perca flavescens isolate YP-PL-M2 chromosome 9, PFLA_1.0, whole genome shotgun sequence genomic window carries:
- the prkaa2 gene encoding 5'-AMP-activated protein kinase catalytic subunit alpha-2 isoform X1, which produces MAERQQQKNEGRVKIGHYILGDTLGVGTFGKVKIGEHQLTGHKVAVKILNRQKIRSLDVVGKIKREIQNLKLFRHPHIIKLYQVISTPTDFFMVMEYVSGGELFDYICKHGRVEDTEARRLFQQIISAVDYCHRHMVVHRDLKPENVLLDASKNAKIADFGLSNMMSDGEFLRTSCGSPNYAAPEVISGRLYAGPEVDIWSCGVILYALLCGTLPFDDEHVPTLFKKIRGGVFYMPEYLPRSVASLLMLMLQVDPLKRATIKDIREDEWFKQDLPGYLFPEDPSYDASVLDEEAVKEVCEKFECTESEVVSSLYSGDPQDQLAVAYHLIIDNRRIMTQASEFYLASSPPQGSFIEEGMPLPPGVKPHPERMPPLMADSPKSRCPLDALNTTRPKPLAVKKAKWHLGIRSQSRPYDIMAEVYRAMRQLSFDWKVVNPYHLRVRRKNPVTGTLVKMSLQLYQVDSRSYLLDFKSIDDDIMEAVGFKSGSSTPQRSGSTAGLHRPRLSIDSASPAFDLPQLSSSLPGSLSGSSPLLSPHQGSHTMDFFEMCASLITTLAR; this is translated from the exons ATGGCAGAGCGGCAACAGCAGAAAAACGAAGGCAGGGTAAAAATTGGCCATTATATCCTCGGCGACACGCTCGGAGTGGGAACATTCGGGAAAGTGAAGA TTGGCGAGCATCAGTTGACAGGCCATAAAGTGGCTGTAAAGATCCTGAACAGACAGAAGATCCGCAGTCTCGATGTTGTTGGGAAGATCAAACGAGAGATCCAGAACCTCAAACTGTTCAGACACCCACATATTATCAAGCT gtACCAGGTGATTAGTACACCCACAGATTTCTTCATGGTCATGGAGTATGTGTCTGGAGGTGAGCTGTTTGACTACATCTGCAAACATGGACGG GTGGAAGACACAGAAGCTCGCCGTCTTTTCCAGCAGATTATTTCAGCCGTGGACTACTGCCACAGGCACATGGTGGTCCACAGAGACCTCAAACCTGAGAACGTCCTGCTGGATGCCAGCAAGAACGCCAAGATAGCCGACTTCG GTCTGTCGAACATGATGTCAGATGGAGAGTTTCTACGGACGAGCTGTGGCTCACCCAACTATGCCGCTCCAGAGGTCATCtcaggaag GCTCTATGCGGGCCCAGAGGTGGACATCTGGAGCTGTGGCGTGATCCTGTACGCCCTGCTGTGCGGCACTCTGCCCTTTGATGACGAGCACGTCCCCACGCTGTTTAAGAAGATCAGAGGAGGCGTCTTCTACATGCCAGAGTACCTGCCTCGCTCGGTGGCCTCGCTGCTCATGCTCATGTTGCAGGTGGACCCTCTGAAGAGAGCCACCATCAAAGACATCAG GGAAGATGAGTGGTTTAAGCAGGACCTTCCAGGCTACCTGTTCCCTGAGGACCCGTCCTACGATGCTTCGGTCCTGGACGAGGAGGCCGTCAAGGAAGTGTGTGAGAAGTTTGAATGCACTGAGTCGGAGGTTGTGTCCAGCCTTTACAGCGGGGATCCACAG GATCAGCTGGCAGTAGCCTATCACCTCATAATAGACAACCGGCGCATCATGACCCAGGCCAGCGAGTTCTACCTGGCCTCCAGTCCTCCCCAGGGCTCCTTCATAGAAGAGGGCATGCCGCTGCCCCCCGGGGTTAAACCCCACCCAGAGAGGATGCCTCCGCTCATGGCTGACAGCCCCAAGTCTCGTTGTCCTCTGGATGCTCTCAACACCACCCGGCCCAAACCGCTGGCAGTGAAGAAGGCCAAGTGGCACCTGGGTATCAGGAGTCAGAGCAGACCCTATGACATCATGGCTGAAGTGTACAGGGCTATGAGACAACTTAGCTTTGACTGGAAG GTGGTGAACCCGTATCACCTTCGAGTGCGGAGGAAGAATCCGGTGACGGGAACCTTGGTGAAAATGAGCCTACAGCTGTACCAGGTGGACAGCAGATCCTACCTCCTCGACTTCAAGAGCATCGATG atGACATCATGGAGGCGGTGGGCTTTAAATCGGGGTCGTCCACTCCCCAGAGGTCGGGCTCCACAGCCGGTCTCCACAGACCCAGGCTGAGCATCGACTCGGCCAGCCCGGCGTTTGATCTGCCCCAGCTCAGTTCCTCCCTCCCAGGCTCCCTGTCCGGTAGCTCCCCTCTACTCTCCCCCCACCAGGGATCACACACCATGGACTTCTTCGAAATGTGCGCCAGTCTGATCACCACACTGGCGCGCTGA
- the prkaa2 gene encoding 5'-AMP-activated protein kinase catalytic subunit alpha-2 isoform X2 gives MAVGEHQLTGHKVAVKILNRQKIRSLDVVGKIKREIQNLKLFRHPHIIKLYQVISTPTDFFMVMEYVSGGELFDYICKHGRVEDTEARRLFQQIISAVDYCHRHMVVHRDLKPENVLLDASKNAKIADFGLSNMMSDGEFLRTSCGSPNYAAPEVISGRLYAGPEVDIWSCGVILYALLCGTLPFDDEHVPTLFKKIRGGVFYMPEYLPRSVASLLMLMLQVDPLKRATIKDIREDEWFKQDLPGYLFPEDPSYDASVLDEEAVKEVCEKFECTESEVVSSLYSGDPQDQLAVAYHLIIDNRRIMTQASEFYLASSPPQGSFIEEGMPLPPGVKPHPERMPPLMADSPKSRCPLDALNTTRPKPLAVKKAKWHLGIRSQSRPYDIMAEVYRAMRQLSFDWKVVNPYHLRVRRKNPVTGTLVKMSLQLYQVDSRSYLLDFKSIDDDIMEAVGFKSGSSTPQRSGSTAGLHRPRLSIDSASPAFDLPQLSSSLPGSLSGSSPLLSPHQGSHTMDFFEMCASLITTLAR, from the exons ATGGCAG TTGGCGAGCATCAGTTGACAGGCCATAAAGTGGCTGTAAAGATCCTGAACAGACAGAAGATCCGCAGTCTCGATGTTGTTGGGAAGATCAAACGAGAGATCCAGAACCTCAAACTGTTCAGACACCCACATATTATCAAGCT gtACCAGGTGATTAGTACACCCACAGATTTCTTCATGGTCATGGAGTATGTGTCTGGAGGTGAGCTGTTTGACTACATCTGCAAACATGGACGG GTGGAAGACACAGAAGCTCGCCGTCTTTTCCAGCAGATTATTTCAGCCGTGGACTACTGCCACAGGCACATGGTGGTCCACAGAGACCTCAAACCTGAGAACGTCCTGCTGGATGCCAGCAAGAACGCCAAGATAGCCGACTTCG GTCTGTCGAACATGATGTCAGATGGAGAGTTTCTACGGACGAGCTGTGGCTCACCCAACTATGCCGCTCCAGAGGTCATCtcaggaag GCTCTATGCGGGCCCAGAGGTGGACATCTGGAGCTGTGGCGTGATCCTGTACGCCCTGCTGTGCGGCACTCTGCCCTTTGATGACGAGCACGTCCCCACGCTGTTTAAGAAGATCAGAGGAGGCGTCTTCTACATGCCAGAGTACCTGCCTCGCTCGGTGGCCTCGCTGCTCATGCTCATGTTGCAGGTGGACCCTCTGAAGAGAGCCACCATCAAAGACATCAG GGAAGATGAGTGGTTTAAGCAGGACCTTCCAGGCTACCTGTTCCCTGAGGACCCGTCCTACGATGCTTCGGTCCTGGACGAGGAGGCCGTCAAGGAAGTGTGTGAGAAGTTTGAATGCACTGAGTCGGAGGTTGTGTCCAGCCTTTACAGCGGGGATCCACAG GATCAGCTGGCAGTAGCCTATCACCTCATAATAGACAACCGGCGCATCATGACCCAGGCCAGCGAGTTCTACCTGGCCTCCAGTCCTCCCCAGGGCTCCTTCATAGAAGAGGGCATGCCGCTGCCCCCCGGGGTTAAACCCCACCCAGAGAGGATGCCTCCGCTCATGGCTGACAGCCCCAAGTCTCGTTGTCCTCTGGATGCTCTCAACACCACCCGGCCCAAACCGCTGGCAGTGAAGAAGGCCAAGTGGCACCTGGGTATCAGGAGTCAGAGCAGACCCTATGACATCATGGCTGAAGTGTACAGGGCTATGAGACAACTTAGCTTTGACTGGAAG GTGGTGAACCCGTATCACCTTCGAGTGCGGAGGAAGAATCCGGTGACGGGAACCTTGGTGAAAATGAGCCTACAGCTGTACCAGGTGGACAGCAGATCCTACCTCCTCGACTTCAAGAGCATCGATG atGACATCATGGAGGCGGTGGGCTTTAAATCGGGGTCGTCCACTCCCCAGAGGTCGGGCTCCACAGCCGGTCTCCACAGACCCAGGCTGAGCATCGACTCGGCCAGCCCGGCGTTTGATCTGCCCCAGCTCAGTTCCTCCCTCCCAGGCTCCCTGTCCGGTAGCTCCCCTCTACTCTCCCCCCACCAGGGATCACACACCATGGACTTCTTCGAAATGTGCGCCAGTCTGATCACCACACTGGCGCGCTGA